A genome region from Clostridium sp. JN-9 includes the following:
- a CDS encoding ZIP family metal transporter, which produces MVVLFGSLISLIGTMIGASMGIMVRKPSNKLLGATVGFAGGLMLSIVVFDLIPESITHWGLFRTVFFCIIGVVTIIYMDRKVSLKGMNQHMKVAVMTALGLMIHNFPEGIIMGCGFATGGSLGLKMSLVIAIHDIPEGISVSAPLMASKVKAGKILLYAFLTAFPTAIGAFLGAYIGSISKDILGACLALASGIMLFVVCGEMMPESNKLWDGLTSTLGVLGGILSGLIIIQFL; this is translated from the coding sequence ATGGTAGTGCTGTTTGGAAGTTTAATATCATTAATCGGCACAATGATAGGTGCATCTATGGGAATAATGGTAAGAAAGCCTTCAAATAAATTGCTTGGAGCTACAGTAGGATTTGCAGGGGGATTAATGCTGTCTATAGTAGTATTTGATCTGATTCCTGAATCAATTACTCATTGGGGGCTTTTCAGAACTGTTTTTTTCTGCATTATTGGAGTAGTAACTATTATTTATATGGACAGGAAGGTCAGCTTAAAAGGCATGAACCAGCATATGAAGGTTGCTGTAATGACGGCTTTGGGATTGATGATTCACAATTTCCCTGAAGGAATAATCATGGGATGCGGGTTTGCAACTGGAGGAAGCCTTGGCCTTAAGATGAGCTTAGTAATAGCAATTCACGATATCCCGGAAGGAATATCAGTATCAGCACCATTAATGGCTTCAAAAGTAAAAGCTGGGAAGATACTATTATATGCTTTTTTAACAGCCTTTCCAACTGCTATAGGAGCATTTCTGGGAGCCTATATTGGTTCTATATCCAAGGATATATTAGGGGCATGTTTAGCACTTGCTTCAGGTATAATGCTTTTTGTTGTATGCGGAGAAATGATGCCGGAATCAAACAAACTTTGGGATGGATTAACCAGCACCTTGGGAGTGCTTGGAGGAATTTTATCAGGACTTATAATAATACAGTTTTTATAA